In Arsenophonus sp. aPb, one DNA window encodes the following:
- the umuC gene encoding translesion error-prone DNA polymerase V subunit UmuC: MFALIDVNSFYVSCEQVFQPDLKGKPTVVLSNNDGCVISRSEQAKAFIKMGAPWFEIESMVKANNIAVFSSNYTYYADMSMRVMEVLASLVPKLEVYSIDEAFCDLTGIDSLHDLTQFGCYLQQQIMQRCHLPVGVGIATTKTLAKLANFAAKQWKGAKGVVDLSQRDRQQKLMSLIAVDEVWGIGRKLANKLKLMNIKTALDLSQLPPSDARKFGSVVLERTVRELNGVSCLTLEQQQKAKKQIICSRSFGRKITEFEFVRQSICAHAERAAEKLRQQRQCCRFVRVAIQTSRFSSSDPAIYRYASKILSYPTQDSRDIIKAATEILLQIWQPGVRYSKSSVMLSDFSEPDLSQLSLFATEKPLANAYSLMQVIDTINQNQIGKIGFAGQGLINKKYPWVMKQEYLSPHWTTDINQIPIVKC, encoded by the coding sequence ATGTTTGCGCTTATTGATGTTAATAGTTTTTATGTATCTTGCGAGCAAGTTTTTCAGCCTGATTTAAAAGGAAAACCAACGGTTGTTCTTTCTAATAATGATGGCTGTGTTATTTCACGTTCTGAGCAAGCCAAAGCTTTTATAAAAATGGGAGCACCCTGGTTTGAAATTGAGTCGATGGTTAAAGCTAACAATATAGCGGTATTTTCCTCCAATTATACCTACTATGCTGATATGAGTATGCGTGTCATGGAAGTGTTAGCCTCTTTGGTACCCAAATTAGAAGTTTATTCTATTGATGAGGCATTTTGTGATCTCACTGGTATTGACTCATTACACGATTTAACCCAATTCGGTTGTTATCTACAACAACAAATTATGCAACGCTGTCATTTGCCTGTTGGGGTAGGGATAGCCACGACAAAGACGTTAGCGAAATTAGCCAATTTTGCCGCCAAGCAATGGAAAGGTGCAAAAGGTGTTGTTGATCTTAGTCAACGCGATAGGCAACAAAAATTAATGTCTTTAATTGCTGTTGATGAAGTGTGGGGGATAGGTCGAAAATTAGCCAACAAGTTAAAATTAATGAATATTAAAACAGCATTAGATTTAAGCCAACTGCCACCAAGCGATGCGCGCAAATTTGGTTCTGTCGTATTAGAAAGGACAGTCCGCGAATTAAATGGCGTTTCGTGCTTAACATTAGAGCAGCAACAAAAAGCCAAAAAGCAGATAATTTGTTCTCGTTCTTTTGGCCGCAAGATCACCGAGTTTGAATTTGTTAGACAAAGTATTTGTGCGCATGCAGAGCGTGCAGCAGAAAAATTAAGGCAACAAAGACAATGCTGCCGTTTTGTTAGGGTTGCGATCCAAACTAGTCGTTTCTCATCAAGCGACCCGGCTATTTACCGCTATGCGAGCAAAATATTGTCTTATCCAACGCAAGATAGTCGAGATATTATTAAGGCGGCAACGGAGATTTTATTGCAGATATGGCAGCCGGGAGTTAGATATAGCAAAAGTAGTGTCATGCTGAGTGATTTTAGTGAGCCAGATTTGAGCCAACTTTCTCTTTTTGCAACAGAAAAGCCATTAGCTAACGCTTATTCCCTTATGCAAGTGATCGACACTATCAATCAAAATCAAATTGGCAAAATAGGCTTCGCCGGGCAAGGGCTGATTAATAAAAAATATCCTTGGGTAATGAAGCAAGAATATCTTTCTCCTCATTGGACGACGGATATTAATCAAATACCTATCGTAAAATGCTAA
- a CDS encoding aspartate aminotransferase family protein, with the protein MQTTFETLIAKYQGDGPYLIIDGNKYIDAASGTFNLPLGYTNKRIADKLKQQIDRCTHLSSAFTREMSICILQKLSKYLPEKINRIWFRDVSGSGAVEGAIRMAQKATGRSGVISLYLAHHGQSLATAQISGNAFRIKNFRINIEGSLKIPMPPSILAGAEETNTLASYPDLDQIIQLGSNDNIACLIIEPVMGNGGNIVIPTDFYRYIKDVCHKYGIIIIADEVQTGFGRTGTFFASNGYAKDLEPDIIVFAKSAGGIGIPTGGILMKEELDVLEFYEHSSTSGANPLALTALNEIIDIIEDENILANVQQNEGYLRDSLIALQNKHADITKVRGLGYMFGFDTPSPEYAAQIIDLANKHHLIIRGSRYGKSCTLKVRPPLICTRQHIDEIINKLDITFNEMSQLKSNKPEVMIP; encoded by the coding sequence ATGCAGACAACATTTGAAACTCTCATTGCTAAATACCAAGGTGACGGCCCCTACTTAATAATAGACGGAAATAAATATATTGATGCGGCTTCAGGAACATTCAATCTACCACTTGGCTACACTAATAAAAGAATAGCCGATAAACTAAAGCAGCAAATAGATCGCTGTACCCATTTAAGCTCTGCCTTTACCCGTGAAATGTCAATTTGCATTCTACAAAAATTAAGCAAATATCTTCCTGAAAAAATTAATCGTATTTGGTTTAGAGATGTTTCAGGATCGGGTGCTGTTGAAGGTGCAATAAGAATGGCACAAAAAGCGACTGGCCGTTCTGGCGTCATTTCACTATACCTGGCTCATCATGGCCAATCGCTGGCAACGGCACAAATATCCGGGAATGCTTTTCGAATCAAAAATTTTCGCATTAATATTGAAGGGTCGCTTAAAATTCCTATGCCACCCAGCATACTAGCCGGTGCTGAAGAAACAAATACGTTAGCTTCTTATCCCGATCTAGATCAAATTATCCAACTCGGTTCTAATGACAATATTGCTTGTCTTATTATTGAGCCTGTTATGGGTAATGGTGGAAATATTGTTATACCCACTGATTTCTACCGCTATATAAAAGATGTCTGTCATAAATACGGCATTATTATTATTGCTGATGAAGTACAAACCGGCTTTGGTCGTACAGGAACATTCTTTGCTTCTAATGGTTATGCCAAAGATCTTGAGCCTGACATTATTGTTTTTGCTAAAAGTGCAGGTGGAATTGGTATTCCAACAGGCGGCATTTTAATGAAAGAAGAATTAGATGTGCTTGAATTCTATGAGCACTCAAGTACTTCTGGTGCCAATCCATTAGCATTAACCGCACTTAATGAAATTATTGATATCATCGAAGATGAAAATATTTTGGCTAATGTACAACAAAATGAAGGTTATTTACGAGATAGTTTAATTGCATTACAAAATAAGCACGCTGATATTACTAAAGTACGTGGTCTTGGATATATGTTTGGTTTCGACACACCATCACCTGAATACGCCGCCCAAATTATTGACCTCGCTAACAAGCATCATCTTATCATTCGAGGATCGCGTTATGGTAAAAGTTGCACCTTAAAAGTACGTCCACCACTCATTTGTACCCGCCAGCATATCGATGAAAT
- the umuD gene encoding translesion error-prone DNA polymerase V autoproteolytic subunit: MDNLPLFLDKIACGFPSPAQDYVEKRLSLDKQLIRFPESTYFLRASGHSMKDAGILDGDLLIVECHNTAKQGEIVIAELNGEFTCKYLQLSPFKALLSANSVFPPIVINEDMSVRIFGVVRYAIHYF; this comes from the coding sequence ATGGATAATTTGCCTTTATTTTTAGATAAGATCGCTTGTGGCTTTCCATCTCCTGCTCAAGATTATGTTGAAAAGCGGCTTTCTTTAGACAAACAATTAATTCGTTTTCCTGAAAGTACCTATTTTTTGCGGGCATCAGGTCATTCGATGAAAGATGCCGGGATCTTAGATGGTGATTTGCTGATTGTGGAGTGCCATAACACAGCAAAACAGGGTGAGATTGTGATTGCCGAGTTAAATGGAGAATTTACATGTAAATATTTACAATTATCTCCGTTTAAAGCACTTCTTTCAGCTAATTCTGTTTTTCCGCCGATTGTTATCAATGAAGATATGTCGGTACGTATTTTTGGTGTTGTCAGATATGCTATTCATTATTTTTGA
- a CDS encoding calcium-binding protein: MQDKLGSHDSTNKIINGTDGNNILQGTTRDDEIYGHGGNDKIFGYAGNDNLAGGAGNDIISAGDGDDHLEGNSGDDLLQGDAGNDNIEGGEGNDHLTGGKGDDRIFGNQGNDNIDGDEGDDTIEGGEGNDNIKGGEGNDNIKGGEGYDKIEGGEGNDIITGDAGRDYIDGGLGNDNLAGGEDNDILIGGDGNDTITGDNGNDAIIGGFGADQLTGGAGSDIFVYITVNDSSVAAPDKINDFETGIDKINLNSLKKFNNEEVEIKKVASFTGKINELLLDYNENTNVTNLILDHDGNGQAEFNIEIVGKVDFEQDIVT, translated from the coding sequence ATGCAAGATAAATTAGGTAGCCATGACTCGACTAATAAGATAATTAATGGCACTGATGGTAATAATATATTACAAGGAACGACAAGAGATGATGAAATATACGGTCATGGAGGGAATGATAAAATATTTGGTTATGCGGGTAATGATAACTTAGCTGGAGGTGCTGGCAATGATATTATTTCAGCTGGGGACGGTGATGATCACTTGGAAGGTAATTCAGGCGATGATCTCCTACAAGGTGATGCTGGTAATGATAATATCGAAGGGGGAGAAGGAAATGATCATTTAACTGGAGGTAAAGGTGATGATCGAATATTTGGCAATCAGGGAAATGATAATATAGATGGTGATGAGGGAGATGACACCATAGAAGGCGGTGAGGGAAATGATAATATAAAAGGTGGTGAGGGAAATGATAATATAAAAGGCGGTGAGGGATATGACAAAATAGAAGGTGGTGAGGGAAATGATATTATCACAGGTGATGCAGGACGCGATTATATCGATGGGGGTTTAGGAAATGATAATTTAGCTGGTGGTGAGGATAATGACATATTAATCGGCGGTGATGGCAATGACACCATAACCGGCGATAATGGCAATGATGCTATTATAGGCGGCTTTGGCGCCGATCAATTAACCGGTGGTGCTGGCAGTGATATTTTTGTTTATATAACAGTAAATGACTCTTCAGTAGCAGCACCGGATAAAATAAATGATTTTGAAACGGGTATAGATAAAATAAATCTTAATTCACTTAAAAAATTTAATAATGAAGAAGTTGAAATTAAAAAAGTAGCTAGTTTTACTGGAAAAATAAATGAATTATTGCTTGATTATAATGAAAATACTAATGTGACCAATCTAATATTAGATCACGATGGTAATGGGCAAGCAGAATTTAACATTGAAATTGTAGGTAAAGTCGATTTTGAGCAGGATATTGTTACTTAA
- a CDS encoding pentapeptide repeat-containing protein: MTLVNSNAPSSAWLASTSDFSQRNKRAAENRANEEQATDNLINSESIIPQNEETSSTSLANNATTKYEYESVALINQLHHTLSTAISLSTEDFYYSVNDEQVRLLCGLLTEEGYITCQPCDIILASELVNHVTDYLIRYKDNEEQIAKLVRLLLKPLGEYGANPEEKISSARQQAAIANWLQYAVLGITFEAWILKQISDIKSQGDPLFHHSSLQGRLFNQLNSQSESGKLSPDTCAYFQQHVINRIMPAFMPQVEAHKDGAKLPGVMINQPEWGYLHAGLTLLQESGADIKGMSLVEISNNGMLLAALLQEKLVTAEYKRYFKIPAMIHEQLNREQSSTPTSEMTDVYDNYFDYLTQSEQNNPFIKLINLSQNWKSRPELASQKLTAHNIPSSWLNDYLDQNREVTIENEQGETFLLPNIDEVFAEQNQQIAKFTEQTDRIMLPLAFNSIKQDDQVFIERADIKLVKAEFNAIGSYRSYPMRGARRGMAAGGLITRVPESIDLLQCKFNGEQRMYALTLEQDVGRYRLYRVDEDKQSILGLFGHDGRAYNDDYKLKTHPIMPLKTANDKADILFEKLAKRHGEKLAAQLQEEGYQETTRQKVEAFFLSLIPFYTMITEAQKGNKGKAVLAGSLDLLSFLPFIGKGAQVGSRFSIAMGEAAIRGLRTGLMKTTLRQALRKGGEQFVKFGIPHVMNRVPQKTYINLGITFLHSTDPGFGLLVSGGIKGINALKNAAKYLQHEIKGLTPLIKALEKKTQDLAAESVKAFKMETAYHPELGKEVQIVNIGQQQGKDIWVQVNLENNTLFGRKYLRNSAGELELAPIPIRERLYQLTTQGMGGKGASKAAQRWAAESKRVAGSAANAERLYKLKELIVNREANTVINLADADLSNINFSSYFNMFNVKIDLSFADLSNANLSNSKLYQVNLKKANFDVANLAQSSLMHSNLTEASMVAANLRDAKLNQAILRKVDLRAADLTKATLNGVDLTEAKLMNSQLVDAQMIFTKLNNADLNSADLNNAILINADLTQADLVGANLTDADMTAATLTKSNLNDAELKNAILNDADLTKTKLHGAKLIGVQLENANLTEARLGQTNLSRANLAGAKLIKANLAESRMVNATLSNADLSNAYLVDAELMNAKLMNANLYEANLTNAKLVEADLTGAKLIKTRLNHAILFKANLNNADLTHAKMQQIDLAAADLSDAVLNGADMREAKLANANLIKAQLQGADLSEAKLTEAVLKAADLTGVKLINAKLNGADLTRATLIGVDLHGAHLIEVKFNDANMAKADLTDADLTDAKLNGANLIGAELTKAKLGGAKLIKAQLDEANLSDALLIETDLTEARLVKANLHSTVLFKANLTGADLSEAKLIEADLLEADLKNANLTAVKMHRANLSKVQLTKTTLTGADLTEIKLNGTSLINANLNSVDLTRAELKEVDLTKADLSAAKLTEAKLEDTNLTEANLTQAKLNKASMQLVNLTKAELNGAKLYNADLSKAKLTGAKMANAKLDEAILIAAELNNVDLTKASMQLVDLKEAKLRGAKLNDAELTGAKLRNAKLENAELININLSKADLFQAELSQAKLTEANLYKADLTKATLTKAKLRGAKLNKTNLTEVTMDQADLSEADLSSAMLYNASLSGVNFSNAILNDTKLNGAQLVTAILTEADLTNANLTDAKLMYADLTGANLTGTNLTNAILIDAKINKTKLANTNLTGVKLIGNHLAEVQWQGIRLANANLNRVKMRHANLSKADLTNTKLVDAELTGTDLTEIKLNKADLSNANLKASKLIRADLQSAKLKNADLTNAILTDANLDSADLSGATLVGTDIRNLDLSKTTLSQLHIRNTDFTGTVLNDTFTLGLPTEWNDDKLELMLNHFNNSGSILTSINSIDSAYDKLKTELVIQLIHSLDQPTINLNRVTLPLLDIVARSPFIKNQQINQFVNKLLDNYLKDYSSELLSALEAHPTIINSLLNYFEQKPSLMVLPGFHSSFMQTILAARNQGLDVANTGLANNLYEKYLKLPEIQQQLQYEQIKDIFGDYAGNVDWSDNSAQNYLFLSPTKPGRVLVVAENILSQMLHPNSETKWDNIFRFQDGEYLSFSESNLDKCYNEEFPLFSKYYIYNHHQATFGKLIEALDLGDQLKPLFHDALKNNTFTTKLVDDASQQALSDVFSKVLNFTNNSLKSENYSQIMKLYDLTASSEREKAEHLFSLSAVFTRYSSSTIFGTEHHSPLMLRYYAYALMEQAHKCDPTLIGQNLFNDWKARLLGTEDAFTCTALLSDVMIERARERCNEVLKRIQPPAWR, translated from the coding sequence ATGACATTAGTAAACTCAAACGCCCCATCATCTGCCTGGTTAGCATCTACTTCAGATTTTTCACAACGTAACAAAAGAGCGGCTGAAAATAGAGCCAATGAAGAACAAGCAACAGATAATTTAATAAATTCAGAAAGTATAATACCGCAAAATGAAGAAACGTCATCAACATCACTGGCAAATAACGCTACTACCAAATATGAGTATGAAAGTGTTGCACTTATCAATCAATTGCATCATACATTATCAACTGCTATATCATTATCGACAGAAGATTTTTATTATTCTGTTAACGATGAACAGGTTAGACTCTTATGTGGCCTGCTAACCGAAGAAGGTTATATCACTTGTCAACCTTGCGATATTATTTTAGCCAGTGAGTTGGTAAATCATGTCACTGATTACCTGATCCGCTATAAAGATAATGAAGAGCAGATAGCCAAGCTCGTTAGGTTACTATTAAAACCTTTAGGTGAATATGGGGCTAATCCAGAGGAAAAAATTTCTTCTGCCCGCCAGCAAGCAGCTATTGCCAATTGGTTACAATATGCTGTATTAGGTATAACATTTGAGGCATGGATATTAAAACAAATCAGTGATATCAAATCACAGGGGGATCCCCTATTCCACCATTCCAGTCTGCAAGGTCGGTTATTCAATCAACTCAATAGTCAGAGTGAGTCTGGCAAATTGTCGCCTGACACCTGCGCTTATTTTCAACAGCACGTCATTAATCGTATCATGCCAGCCTTTATGCCACAGGTTGAGGCGCATAAGGATGGGGCAAAACTACCAGGGGTGATGATAAATCAACCAGAATGGGGCTATTTGCATGCCGGACTGACACTATTACAGGAGAGTGGTGCTGACATTAAGGGTATGAGCCTGGTAGAGATTAGTAATAATGGTATGCTGCTGGCCGCACTTTTGCAGGAAAAGCTTGTTACCGCTGAATATAAGCGATACTTCAAAATACCGGCTATGATCCATGAGCAATTAAATCGCGAACAGAGCTCCACCCCAACGTCGGAAATGACCGACGTTTATGACAATTATTTTGATTATTTAACCCAATCTGAACAAAACAATCCCTTTATTAAATTGATTAATTTATCACAAAATTGGAAGTCCCGACCCGAACTAGCTAGTCAAAAATTAACAGCGCATAATATCCCTAGCAGTTGGTTAAATGACTATTTGGATCAAAATAGAGAGGTTACTATTGAAAATGAACAGGGAGAAACGTTTTTATTACCTAATATAGATGAAGTTTTTGCCGAGCAGAACCAACAAATTGCTAAATTTACCGAACAGACAGACAGGATTATGCTACCCCTGGCTTTTAATTCAATCAAACAAGATGATCAAGTCTTTATTGAACGGGCTGACATTAAACTGGTGAAGGCCGAATTTAATGCTATTGGTAGTTATCGCAGTTACCCTATGCGAGGAGCAAGGCGAGGAATGGCTGCGGGTGGATTAATAACCCGGGTGCCTGAATCAATTGATTTGCTACAGTGTAAGTTTAATGGCGAACAACGTATGTACGCATTAACCCTGGAGCAGGATGTAGGGCGTTATAGATTATATCGTGTGGATGAAGATAAACAGTCAATTCTTGGCCTATTTGGTCATGATGGTCGAGCCTATAATGATGATTATAAATTAAAAACCCATCCTATCATGCCTTTAAAAACAGCAAATGATAAAGCCGATATTCTGTTTGAAAAGTTGGCTAAGCGGCATGGTGAAAAATTAGCTGCACAACTGCAAGAGGAAGGTTATCAGGAAACCACCCGGCAAAAAGTCGAGGCTTTTTTCTTAAGTCTTATTCCCTTCTATACCATGATTACTGAGGCACAAAAGGGGAACAAAGGGAAGGCGGTTCTGGCGGGCTCACTTGATCTGTTAAGTTTTTTACCATTTATCGGCAAAGGTGCTCAAGTTGGTAGCCGGTTCAGTATCGCGATGGGAGAAGCAGCAATTAGAGGCTTACGAACTGGATTAATGAAGACTACACTCAGACAAGCATTACGGAAAGGTGGAGAACAATTTGTTAAGTTTGGCATTCCTCATGTAATGAACAGGGTGCCACAGAAAACTTATATTAACTTAGGGATTACTTTTTTACATAGTACTGATCCGGGTTTTGGATTGTTAGTCTCAGGTGGCATAAAAGGAATTAATGCGTTAAAAAATGCGGCAAAGTATTTACAACATGAAATTAAAGGATTAACTCCCTTAATCAAGGCGTTGGAAAAAAAGACACAAGATTTGGCTGCTGAGTCAGTTAAAGCGTTCAAGATGGAGACCGCTTATCATCCTGAATTGGGAAAAGAAGTTCAGATCGTTAATATTGGCCAGCAGCAAGGTAAAGACATTTGGGTACAAGTCAATTTAGAAAACAATACCCTTTTTGGTCGAAAATATCTGCGTAATTCAGCGGGGGAGCTGGAATTAGCACCGATACCAATTCGTGAGCGATTGTATCAACTAACAACCCAGGGAATGGGTGGTAAAGGGGCAAGTAAAGCCGCTCAAAGATGGGCTGCCGAATCTAAGCGAGTAGCAGGATCGGCAGCAAATGCTGAGCGACTCTATAAGCTAAAAGAATTAATTGTTAATCGGGAGGCTAACACGGTTATCAATTTAGCCGATGCGGATTTGAGTAATATAAACTTTAGCAGTTATTTTAATATGTTTAATGTAAAAATAGATCTCTCATTCGCTGACCTATCCAATGCTAATTTAAGTAATAGTAAGCTATATCAAGTTAATCTGAAAAAAGCTAATTTCGATGTTGCTAACTTGGCTCAAAGCAGTCTCATGCATTCAAATTTAACCGAAGCCTCAATGGTGGCCGCTAACCTACGTGACGCTAAATTGAATCAGGCTATTCTGAGGAAGGTTGATCTAAGGGCTGCTGATCTGACAAAAGCGACCCTAAATGGTGTTGATTTGACAGAAGCTAAACTCATGAATAGCCAGCTGGTGGATGCGCAGATGATTTTCACTAAATTAAATAACGCTGATTTAAATAGCGCTGATTTAAATAATGCAATACTGATTAATGCTGATCTGACGCAAGCTGATTTAGTTGGTGCTAACTTGACAGATGCGGATATGACAGCTGCGACACTCACTAAAAGCAACTTAAATGATGCTGAATTAAAAAACGCAATTCTAAATGACGCTGATCTAACTAAAACTAAATTGCATGGAGCAAAATTAATTGGCGTTCAATTGGAAAATGCTAATCTGACAGAAGCTAGACTAGGCCAGACTAACTTATCTCGGGCTAACTTAGCCGGTGCGAAGTTGATAAAAGCTAACTTGGCTGAAAGTAGGATGGTTAATGCTACTTTGTCCAATGCCGATCTATCGAATGCTTATCTAGTTGATGCTGAGTTAATGAATGCTAAATTAATGAATGCTAATTTATATGAGGCTAATCTCACTAACGCGAAGTTGGTTGAGGCTGACTTAACTGGAGCTAAATTAATTAAAACTCGTTTAAATCATGCTATTTTGTTCAAAGCTAATCTAAACAATGCGGATCTAACGCATGCGAAAATGCAGCAGATTGATTTAGCGGCAGCTGATTTGAGTGATGCTGTTCTCAATGGTGCTGATATGAGAGAAGCTAAATTGGCGAACGCTAATTTAATTAAGGCGCAATTACAGGGCGCTGATCTTAGTGAGGCTAAACTAACAGAAGCTGTTCTAAAGGCCGCAGATCTGACGGGTGTTAAGTTGATAAACGCTAAATTAAATGGTGCTGATTTGACTCGTGCTACGCTAATTGGCGTGGATCTGCATGGCGCGCATCTGATTGAAGTTAAATTTAACGACGCTAACATGGCTAAAGCCGATTTGACAGACGCTGATCTGACTGACGCCAAATTGAATGGTGCTAATCTGATTGGTGCTGAGCTAACTAAGGCTAAATTAGGTGGTGCTAAGTTAATAAAAGCACAATTGGATGAAGCTAATCTATCTGATGCTCTATTGATTGAAACTGATTTAACGGAAGCTAGACTGGTAAAAGCAAATTTACATAGTACGGTTTTATTCAAGGCTAATTTGACTGGTGCTGATTTGAGCGAAGCTAAATTGATTGAGGCTGATCTATTAGAAGCTGATTTGAAAAATGCTAATTTAACTGCGGTTAAAATGCATCGAGCGAATTTATCCAAGGTTCAATTGACCAAAACTACCCTAACTGGGGCAGATTTGACTGAAATTAAGTTGAATGGTACTAGTCTAATTAATGCTAACTTAAATAGCGTTGATCTGACCAGGGCGGAACTTAAAGAGGTCGATCTCACCAAAGCAGATTTATCGGCGGCTAAGTTGACAGAAGCGAAATTAGAAGACACTAATCTGACTGAGGCTAATTTGACGCAGGCTAAGTTGAACAAAGCCAGTATGCAGCTAGTTAATTTGACCAAAGCGGAATTAAATGGTGCAAAATTGTATAATGCTGACCTAAGTAAAGCTAAACTCACTGGCGCTAAAATGGCTAACGCTAAATTGGATGAAGCAATATTGATTGCTGCCGAGTTGAATAATGTAGATTTGACTAAAGCGAGTATGCAATTGGTTGATCTAAAGGAGGCCAAATTAAGGGGCGCTAAATTGAATGATGCTGAACTAACTGGAGCTAAACTGAGGAACGCGAAGCTAGAGAACGCTGAATTAATCAATATAAATCTGTCAAAGGCTGATCTATTCCAGGCTGAATTAAGTCAAGCGAAATTAACTGAAGCCAATCTATATAAGGCAGATTTGACTAAAGCAACGTTGACTAAAGCTAAATTAAGAGGCGCTAAATTAAATAAGACTAACTTGACTGAGGTCACGATGGATCAGGCTGATTTATCTGAGGCTGATTTGAGTAGTGCTATGCTCTATAATGCCAGCCTGAGCGGAGTAAATTTCAGTAACGCTATATTAAATGATACAAAATTGAATGGCGCTCAGCTGGTTACTGCTATTTTAACCGAGGCTGATCTGACTAATGCTAATCTGACGGATGCTAAATTGATGTATGCAGATTTAACCGGTGCTAATTTAACCGGTACTAATTTGACTAATGCTATTCTGATTGACGCTAAAATAAATAAAACTAAATTGGCTAATACCAATCTAACCGGCGTTAAATTAATTGGCAATCATCTGGCAGAAGTTCAGTGGCAGGGAATTAGGCTAGCAAACGCTAATCTAAACAGAGTGAAAATGCGTCATGCCAATCTGAGCAAGGCTGATCTCACTAATACTAAATTAGTAGATGCTGAGCTAACAGGGACTGATCTAACAGAAATAAAATTAAATAAAGCCGATTTGTCTAACGCTAACCTAAAAGCGAGTAAACTGATTCGGGCTGATTTGCAGAGTGCTAAACTAAAAAACGCCGATTTAACTAACGCAATATTAACTGATGCTAATCTTGATAGTGCTGACTTAAGTGGCGCGACGTTAGTCGGTACTGATATTAGAAATCTTGATCTCAGTAAGACGACGCTATCACAATTACATATTAGGAATACAGATTTTACTGGCACGGTTCTCAACGATACCTTTACTCTTGGTCTTCCTACCGAATGGAATGACGACAAGCTAGAATTAATGCTTAACCATTTTAATAATTCTGGCAGTATTTTAACCAGCATCAATAGTATTGATAGTGCCTATGATAAGTTAAAAACGGAGCTGGTTATTCAATTAATTCACTCTCTAGATCAGCCAACGATTAATCTCAATCGCGTTACGCTACCGTTATTAGATATTGTCGCTAGATCGCCGTTTATAAAAAATCAGCAAATCAATCAGTTTGTTAATAAACTGCTAGATAATTACTTGAAGGATTACTCATCAGAATTGCTAAGTGCGCTAGAAGCGCATCCGACAATAATTAATAGCTTACTCAATTATTTCGAGCAAAAGCCGAGCTTGATGGTGTTGCCAGGATTCCATAGTAGTTTTATGCAAACTATTTTGGCGGCAAGGAATCAAGGTCTTGATGTTGCAAACACTGGACTGGCTAATAACTTATATGAAAAATATTTAAAACTACCTGAAATTCAGCAACAACTGCAATATGAACAAATTAAAGATATTTTTGGTGATTATGCAGGGAATGTAGATTGGTCAGATAACAGTGCGCAAAACTATCTGTTTTTATCGCCGACTAAGCCAGGCAGAGTATTAGTTGTTGCTGAAAATATCCTGTCACAAATGCTACATCCTAATTCAGAAACCAAATGGGATAATATTTTCCGCTTTCAGGATGGTGAGTATTTAAGCTTTAGCGAGTCTAACTTAGATAAATGCTACAACGAAGAGTTTCCTCTATTCTCTAAATATTATATCTATAATCATCATCAGGCTACATTTGGTAAGTTAATCGAGGCGCTGGATTTGGGTGACCAACTTAAACCTTTATTTCATGATGCCTTGAAAAACAATACATTTACGACAAAATTAGTCGATGATGCCTCGCAACAAGCATTAAGTGATGTTTTTTCTAAGGTACTTAATTTTACTAATAATAGTTTAAAAAGCGAAAATTATAGCCAGATCATGAAATTATATGATTTGACAGCCAGCTCAGAGAGAGAAAAAGCGGAACATTTATTCTCACTATCAGCCGTTTTTACCCGTTATTCCTCCAGCACTATATTTGGCACTGAACATCATTCGCCATTAATGCTAAGGTACTATGCCTATGCTTTAATGGAACAAGCCCACAAATGTGATCCAACCCTAATTGGTCAAAATTTATTTAATGATTGGAAGGCGCGATTATTAGGAACAGAGGATGCTTTCACTTGTACGGCGCTTTTATCTGATGTGATGATTGAGCGAGCAAGAGAACGTTGTAATGAAGTTTTAAAAAGGATCCAACCACCGGCCTGGCGGTAA